In Comamonas koreensis, the genomic stretch CGCATCGCTGGTTTCAAATGGATGCTCGCCAGACGCATTGCGCACCCGCAGGCGGCGCTTGCATTCTTCGTCGGGCAGCTGCAGCCAGTGCAGCGCATGCGGGGCACCGGCTGCCTCAAAAATGCGGCGCGCCCAGGCGCGGGTGGCGGGGGTGTTCGATGGGAAATCCAGCACCACCGAGGTGCAGGCCTGGAGCAGCGCCACGATGTGGGGCTGCATCGCGCCCCGCAGTCGTTCAGACAATCGGACGTAGTCCTGGACCGAGACCAGCGCATCCGGGTAGAGCTGGGCGAGCCAGGCGTCTTCGCTGACCAGCACCGTGCGGGGCTGCGCCGCGAGCTGCCGGGCCAGGGTGGACTTGCCGGAGGCGATCTTGCCGCAGAGCAGGTGCAGGGTGCCGGTGTGGTTATTGGCTGAGGTATCAGGCGCTTGGCTAGTGTTCATTCCATCTCCTTCGAGGAAACCCCAGAGACGGAAAACCCACCTCCAGGGTGGGTTGCATGGTGACCTGGCCGCGCGCTATCCCACCGTCGGTATGACGATGCGAATAATTCGGGGGGTGGTGCACAGGGCCATCTGCGCAATGTAGCAGAAGTAAGAACAGAAGGCCAGACAGCGTGCAGCGCTGCGTAGCGTCAGGCGCGCCGCTTGGTCAGGCGGATATCGCCATCGCCCACATCGCGCTCATCGCCCCAGCCCAGGTGGCGGTAGAGGCGCGCGGCGCGGCTGGCTTTGGCTGTCTCCAGCCAGGCTGCTTCATGCTGCGCCAACAAGGCCTGCTCGCCGGCCCGGCACAGCGCGGTGCCCAGACCCCGGCCTTCGCAGCCGCTGCGCACAAACAGTGCAAACAGGCAGGCACTGCGCAGGTCCACCATCGCAAAGCCGGCGACCTCGCCATCGATGGTGGCGACCCAGGCGCAAGGGGCGCTGCGAATAGCCTCGGCAATGGAGGCGGGCGTGATGCCGGCGGCGGCCAGTTCTGCGCTGGTCATGCTGTTTTCCGTGACCGCCAGGCGCACCTGGAACATGGCGTCGACGTCGCCCACGGTGGCAGGGCGGATTTGAAAGGAATCTGGCTGGGGGTTGCGCATCGCCCGACTATAAGCGCGCAGGGGCTGGCTTTGGCTGCAGGCATGGCAAACGCATCGCCGCTGCTGCACAATCACCGGCAACTGCGCCAGCGGGCGCGGCTATCCACAGAGTTTCCCACATGCAAATACTGAGCTGGAATGTGCAATGGTGCTGCGGCCTCGATGGCCTGGCCGATCCGGCGCGCATCGTGCGCCATGCGTTGGCGATGGGCGAGGGCGCGGGCGCGGGCGGCATCGATGTGCTGTGCCTGCAGGAGGTCGCGGTGGGCCACGGCGCGTTGGCGGGCGCGCCGGGTGACCAGGTGGCGCAGCTGCAGGCGTTGCTGCCGGGCTGGCAGCTGTTTTTTGCCGCCACCACCGATGGCTTTGATGCCAGCGGCCAGCGCCGCAGCTTTGGCAATCTGGTGGCCAGCCGCCTGCCGGTGGCCGAGGTGGCGCAGCACCGGCTGCCCTGGCTGGCCGAGGCCGGTGTGGTGAGCATGCCCCGGGGCTGCTTGGTGGTGACGGTGCGTGACCCGGTGCTGGGCCTGGTGCGCGTGATGTGCACGCATCTGGAATACCACAGCGCCAGCCAGCGCCTGGCGCAGGTGCAGGCCTTGCGGGCGATCCATGCCCAGGCTCTGGCGCAGCTGCAGGCGCTGCCCGCTGCGGCATCGGCGGCCACGCCCTACACCACGCCGGTGCACACGCCGCACGCGGTGTTGTGTGGCGATTTCAACCTGCACGCCGGTGAGGCGGCCTATGCCGCGCTCGTGGCCTTGCAGGACGATGGCACGCCACTGTGGCATGACAGCTGGCCGCTGCTGCATGGCAGCGCGCCGCAGCCGGCCACCTTCTGTGTGTTTGACCGCAGCTGGGGCCCCACGCCGGTGGCCTGCGATTTTGCGCTGGTCAGCGACAGCCTGCGCAGCCATGTGCGGGCCTGGCACAGCGACAGCACCACGCAGCTGTCCGACCACCAGCCGGTGCTGATCACGCTGGCTTGAAATATGCGGCACCGGCCTGCAACTGGCGTTTGCATCGCTGCCTATGATGGGCAGCAGGAGAGTGCCCCATGACCGAAGACAGCCTGCACATTGTGTGCCCCCATTGCCATACCACCAACCGCGTGCAGCGCGCGCAGCTGGCCCAGCAGCCCGATTGCGGCAGCTGCCACCAGCCCTTGTTCACGGGCGAGCCTGTCGCGCTGGATGCCGACAGCTTTGCCAAGCAGCTGGGGCGCAACCACATTCCCGTGGTCGTGGACTTCTGGGCGCCCTGGTGCGGCCCCTGTCTGCAGATGGCGCCGGGGTATGCGCTGGCTGCCAAGCAGCTCGAACCCCGGCTGCGCTTTGCCAAGCTCGATACCGAGGCTTATCCGCATGTGGCCCAGCCCTTCAATATCCGCAGCATTCCGACCATGGTGGTGTTCAAGGGCGGCCAGGAGGCGGCCCGCATCTCCGGCGCGCTGCCGCCCGCTGAGATCGTGCGCTGGCTGCAGTCGGTCTTGTAAACGCACTGCGCCACGAAAAAATGCCATCCGTCGGGATGGCATTTTCTTTTTGAAGCGAGCGCGTGAGTGGCCACACGCTCTCTGAACCGTTTTACAGCTTCACAGCTTGCGGGGTGCCGGTCAGGTAACCCACCGAGGCGCCAAACTTGTTCTTGTAGTTGGCGTTGATCAGCGGATCGAGCTGGTCCTTGATCTTGGCGTGCAGCGCGCTCCAGTCACCAGGGTGCTGGAAGTTGCTCATGATGTAGGTCCAGCCGTTGGCCTCGTCCACCGCGTGCAGGCCGGTCGATTCCGCGCCGGCAGGGGTCGACAGGATGCGCGAGAGCTGCTTGGTGTCGGCGTTGTAGGCCCACAGGAAGTTGTTCACGTGGTTGCCGCTGTCTTCGCCGATGAACAGGGTGCGCATCTTTTCGGAGAACTTGAGGTTGTCCGGGCTGGCGATCTTGTCGGGGTTGGAGGTGTTGCCCAGTGCGTCGGCGGCAATGTCCTCGCCCATCATCAGCATGTGCGATTGCTGTGGCACCCATTCGCTGTTGATGGTGGCGCCCTGGCGGTCCTTGATGCCGCCGCCCAGGTTGTGGGCCAGCACGCCGCCGGCCTTCACGGTCTTGGGGAAGGTCACGTTGTGCTTGGCATTCCAGGCCTTGTCACCGTTGATCATCGAGGTCTGGATGTTGGCCAGTGCCGAGTAGGCCACCTTGTCCTTGATGTTGACGGTGGTGCCTTCCATCTTGGTGAACGCCATCGAGCCGCCCACCAGGTTGGCATAGCGGTGGGTTTCGAGGAAAGCGGCTGCCTTTTCCATGCCGGGCTTGAGCTTGAGCCAGGCGGCCTTGCCGTCCAGGAACACTGCGGTGTAGCTGGCATCCTGCGGGTCGGTGGTCAGCGACTCCATGATGTCGGCCGGCTTGAGGCTGTTCGCCAGCGCTTCGATCTCGGCGCTGGTGGCGTGGCCCAGGTGGATCCACTCCATCTTGGCGGTCGAGGTGTCGGTCAGCACTTCGGTGTAATGCGCGACGTACAGGTTGCCAGCGGACAGGTCTTTTTCCTTGTCGGCCACGAACATGAACAGGCCGCCGTTGGTGTAGTCATCGCCCATCAGCGCGGTGCGGTTGTCGGGCATCACATGGATCAGCTCGTGCGAGATGCGACCCAGGCAGTAGTGCTTCTTGACCGTGCCGGTGCCGTCCTTGTTGACGGTGATCTCGGGCAGGTGGCCGTAGTGGTAAGGGTTGGCCGTGGTCTCGTTGCCGTACACGTGCTTGCTGAAGGCCTTGAACTGGGCCGAGCTGGCAGCGGTGAAGGCATCGGGCTCGTACTCTTCGCTGGACAAATGGGTGTTCCACGGCGAGAGGCTGGCGCCGCAGGTGATCCACAGGCCATGGGCCTTGGACATGTCGACGTTGTGGTATTTGACCAGGCTCAGCTTGCCGGTGTCCTGGTCCTGGTCCAGGGTCAGCACGGCGATGGGCGAGGGCAGGGTGCCATAGGCATCGGCGCCCGACTGGTCCTTGGAGGTGTACTCGAACTGCACCACGGCAAACACGGGCTTGCCCTTGACGCCGTCGACCTTGGCATCGGCGACCTGGATGATCGAGGAGCCATCGGGGCAGTCAGAGAAAAACTGCCGCTCGCTGCCGGCCACGGACTTGTCCATGATGGGCTGGTTGTTGATGTCGTAGTAGCCACCCGCCAGGATCTTGCCGCCCTTGCCGTCCGCCACCATGTCGCCGGTGACAAAGAAGGATTGGTAGGCCAGCGCCACTTCGCGCTTGCTGTCGTCGGCGTAGAGGATGGTCATCACCGCGGTGGTCGAGGTGGTCGCCATCGCTGCGGGGTTGGTCAGGTTGGGCGCTGCCATGTTGGAGAAGCTCACCGACTTGAAGGCCGCCGTCGGGCCATCGTCATCACCACCGCCGCCGCAGGCGGTCAGCAGGCCTGCTGCAGACAGGGAGCCGGACAAGGGCAGCAATGGTGCGCTGCCCAGAAATTGCAAAAGACGGCGACGCGAGGTCAGCACTGCGCTCATATCGGTAACTCCGTGGGGTGTTATGTAGTGTTTGGATGCACCACAGAGGCCCATGAGAGATCCAGGCCAACATACTCTGTGGTGCGCACGGAGTATCGGCGGCGACCGTGGCAGAGGCGTGACGCTGCTGTGTCGTTTTTATGACGATGAAGTCAAGGCGTGTTGCCGTCTTGCGCCACCCAAGTCAGGTGCTGCGCCGGTGTGCGGCACGCGTTGGCGCACCGCCCTTCGAGGGGGAGGGGCGTGTTTCCGAGGCCAGCGCGGCGGCTGGCGCGGTAAACAGAAATATTGCCTGCATTGTGGTCATCCGTGTGTAGGACATGTGATCTGGTCAAAGCGCCGCTAAGGTGCTAAAACCAAGTCACGATAACGGTTGCCTAGGGAGGCTCTGCAAAACCCTCGCCAAATGGTATGGCCGCATTTGCGCCATGGCAGGGAGTTTTGCAGAGGGGTCCTAACAAGTTTGCGGCACGGTCTGCCCCTTGAGTGCCGCCACGGAGGTCGTATGGATGTGATCAGCAACTCTGCCGCTCGCTACGTGCGCCTGCGCGAAGAGGAAATGTCGCTCGACGAGTTTCTTGCTTTGTGCCAGCGCGACCCGATGGTCTACGAGGGAGCGGCACACCGCATGCTGGCCGCGATTGGCGAGCCCGAGATGATCGACACGCGCAACGATCCGCACCTCTCGCGTCTGTTTGCCAACAAGATGATCCGCCGCTACCCGGCGTTTGCCGAGTTCTATGGCATGGAAGACTCCATCGAGCAGGTGGTGAGCTTCTTCCGCCATGCCGCCCAGGGCCTGGAAGAGCGCAAGCAGATCCTCTACCTGCTTGGCCCCGTCGGGGGCGGCAAGAGCTCCATCGCCGAGCGCCTGAAGTACCTGATGCAGAAGGTGCCGTTCTACGCGCTCAAGGGCTCGCCGGTGAACGAGTCACCGCTGGCGCTGTTCGACCCCATCGAAGACGGCCCGGTGCTCGAGGAGCAGTTCGGTATTCCGCGCCGCTGCCTCAACCATGTGCTCTCGCCCTGGGCTGTCAAGCGCCTCGATGAATACGGGGGCGATATCCGCCAGTTCCGCGTTGTCAAGCGCTACCCCAGCATCTCGCGCCAGGTGGGCGTGGCCAAGACCGAGCCGGGCGATGAGAACAACCAGGACATCTCGAGCCTGGTGGGCAAGGTCGACATCCGCAAGCTGGAGAACTATGCCCAGGACGATACCGACGCCTACAGCTACTCGGGCGGCCTGTGCCTGGCCAACCAGGGCCTGCTGGAGTTTGTCGAAATGTTCAAGGCGCCCATCAAGGTGCTGCACCCGTTGCTGACCGCAACGCAGGAGGGCAATTACAAGGGCACCGAAGGCTTTGGCGCCATCCCCTTTGATGGCATCGTGCTGGCCCACAGCAACGAGAGCGAGTGGAAGGCCTTCCGCAACAACCGCAACAACGAGGCATTTTTGGACCGGGTCTACATCGTCAAGGTGCCATACTGCCTGCGGGTCTCGGAGGAGGTACGCATCTACGAAAAGCTGATCCGGGAATCGTCGCTCGCCAGCGCGGTCTGCGCGCCCGGCACGCTCAAGATGATGGCGCAGTTTGCCGTGCTCACACGGCTCAAGGAGCCCGAGAACTCCAGCATCTTCAGCAAGATGCAGGTCTACGACGGCGAGAGCTTGAAAGACACCGACCCGCGCGCCAAAAGCTACCAGGAGTACCGCGACTATGCCGGCGTGGACGAGGGCATGTCGGGCATCTCCACCCGCTTTGCCTTCAAGATCCTGTCCAAGGTGTTCAACTACGACAGCACCGAGGTGGCGGCCAACCCAGTGCACCTGATGTATGTGCTGGAGCAGCAGATCGAGCGCGAGCAGTTCCCCGCCGAGCTGGAGACCAAGTACACCGGCTACATCAAGGAATACCTGTCGCCGCACTACGCCGAGTTCATCGGCAAGGAAATCCAGACCGCGTATCTGGAGAGCTACAGCGAGTACGGCCAGAACATCTTTGACCGCTACGTGACCTACGCCGACTACTGGATCCAGGACAGCGAGTACCGCGACACCGACACCGGCGAGGTGTTCGACCGCAATGCGCTCAATGCCGAGCTGGAGAAGGTAGAAAAGCCCGCCGGCATTGCCAATGCGAAAGACTTCCGCAACGAGATCGTCAACTTCGTGCTGCGTGCGCGTGCCAACAACCAGGGCAAGAACCCCAGCTGGACCAGCTACGAGAAGCTGCGCCTGGTGATCGAGAAGAAGATGTTCTCCAACACCGAAGAGCTGCTGCCCGTCATCAGCTTCAACGCCAAGGCCAGTGCCGAGGATGCACGCAAGCACGAGGACTTTGTCACCCGCATGGAGGCCAAGGGCTACACGCCCAAGCAGGTGCGCCTGCTGTGCGAGTGGTACCTGCGTGTGCGCAAGAGCAGCTGAAGCAAAGATAACGGCGCGCCGGCACCGAACGCGCCGGGTCATGGATGGGGGCATAGATGGCATTGCAAATCATCGACCGCAGGCTCGCCGGCAAGAACAAGTCGGTGGGCAACCGCGAGCGCTTTGTGCGCCGCTACAAGACGCAGATTGCCGAGGCGGTGCGCCGCGCGGTGGCCAAGCGCGATATCCGCCACATCGAGCAGGCCGAGAACATCACCATTCCGCGCAAGGACATCCAGGAGCCCGTCTTCCACCATGGGCAAGGGGGCGTGCGCGACACCGTACACCCGGGCAATACCGAGCATGTGCGGGGCGACCGCATTGCGCGGCCCCAGGGTGGTTCGGGCGGGGGCGGAGGCTCGCAGGCCAGTGACAGCGGCGAGGGTGAGGACGACTTCACCTTCACGTTGACCAAGGAAGAGTTCATGGAGCTGTTCTTTGAAGACCTGGCGCTGCCGCGCCTGTTGCGCACCCACATCGCCAGCACCTTGCAGTACAAGACGCGCCGCGCCGGTTACAGCCACGACGGCACGCCACACAATCTGGCCGTGCTGCGCACCATGCGCGGCGCGCTGGGCCGGCGCATTGCGCTGACCAAGGCGCCGCACCGTGAGCTCAAGGCGCTGGAAGACGCGCTGGCAGAGCTCATGGCGCAGGATGACGGCACCAGCGAAGCAGTGGCCGAGCTGCAGCAGCGCATCGCCGTGCTGCAGGCGCGCATGGGCAAGGTGGCCTTTCTCGATCCGCTGGACCTGCGCTTTCGCAGCCGCACCAAGGTGCCCGAGCCCAGCAGCCAGGCGGTGATGTTCTGCGTGATGGATGTCTCGGGCTCGATGGACCAGTCGCGCAAGGACCTGGCCAAGCGCTTTTTCATCCTGCTGTACCTGTTTCTCACGCGCCACTACGAGAAGATCGAGATCGTCTTCATCCGCCACCACACCCAGGCGGCCGAGGTGGGCGAGGATGAGTTCTTCCATTCCACCGAAAGCGGTGGCACCGTGGTGAGCAGCGCGCTGGTGCTGCTCGACCAGGTCATCCGCGCACGCTACCCGGCAGCCGACTGGAACATCTACGTGGCCCAGGCGAGCGATGGCGACAACTTTGGCGACGACGGCGGCAACTGCCGCAGCCTGCTCGCTGACAAGATCCTGCCGCTGGCGCGCTACTTTGCCTATGTGCAGGTGGCACCGGACGAGCAAAGCCTCTGGCAGGAATACAGCCAGCTGTTGCCGCTGTTCTCGCATTTCGCGATGCGCAAGGTGGCCGTGCCCGGGGATATCTACCCGGTGTTCCGCGATCTGTTCAAGAAGGAGGGGGTACCGGTATGAACCCGTCGCAATACCCCGTGCTGGCACGGCGCAAAGGCTCTCCGCATTGGAAAGTGCCCTTCTCCGGTGACCGTTCCCAGCGCGACGTGCCCGCCACGCCCCGGCCTGCTGGCCAGCGCCCGAACCAGCCCTTGCCCGACCCCAGCGACTGGACCTTCGAGCTGATCGAGCGCTACCACGCCGCCATTGCCGCGACGGCCGAGCGCTACGGACTGGACACCTACCCCAACCAGCTCGAGGTGATATCGGCCGAGCAGATGATGGACGCCTATGCCAGCGTCGGCATGCCCGTGGGCTACCGGCACTGGAGCTATGGCAAGGAGTTTCTGGCCACCGAGCGCCGCTACCGCCGCGGCCACATGGGCCTGGCCTACGAGATCGTCATCAACTCCAACCCCTGCATCAGCTACCTGATGGAGGAGAACACCACCGCGATGCAGGCGCTGGTGATTGCCCATGCGGCCTACGGGCACAACAGCTTTTTCAAAGGCAATTACCTGTTTGGCATGTGGACCGATGCGGGCAGCATCATCGATTACCTGGTCTATGCCCGCGACTTCATCTCCCAGTGCGAAGAGAAGCACGGTATCGATACCGTGGAGCAGTGGCTCGATTCCTGCCACGCGCTGGCCAACCTGGGGGTGGACCGATACCGCCGCCCGTCCAAGAAGACGCTGGCGCGCGAGCGCGCCGAGCGCGAGCAGCGCGAGGCCTATGCCCAGCAGCAGGTCAACGAGCTGTGGCGCACCCTGCCGGCGCGCCCCGACAAGAACAGTCCGGCCCAGCACCATGAGCGCTTTCCCAAGGAGCCCGAAGAGAACCTGCTGTACTTCATCGAGAAGAACGCGCCGCTGCTGGAGCCCTGGCAGCGCGAGGTGGTGCGCATTGTGCGCAAGATTGCCCAGTACTTCTACCCGCAGCGCCAGACCCAGGTGATGAACGAGGGCTGGGCCACCTTCTGGCACTACACCCTGCTCAACACCTTGTACGACGAGGGCTGGCTCACCGACGGGGTAATGATTGAATGGCTGTCATCGCATACCAATGTCATCTACCAGCCGCCCGCCGGCCACCGTGCCTACAGCGGCATCAACCCCTATGCACTGGGCTTTGCGATGTACCGCGACATCCAGCGCATCTGCGAGCACCCCACTGACGAAGACCGGCGCTGGTTTCCCGATCTGGCCGGCACGCCCTGGCTGCCGGCGCTGCACCATGCGATGCAGAACTACAAGGACGAGAGCTTTATCGGCCAGTACCTGAGCCCCAAGCTGATGCGCGACATGCGCCTGTTCTCCATCCATGACGACGCCAGCGAGCGCGAGCTGCTGGTCAGCGCCATCCACAACGAAGACGGTTACCGCAACCTGCGCCAGACCCTGTCACAGCAGTACGACCTGGGCGCGCGCGAGCCCAATATCCAGGTCTGGAACGTGAACCTGCGCGGCGACCGCTGCCTGACCTTGCGCCACACCCAGTACCAGGGCCGCCCGCTGTCCGACGATGTGCAGGAGGTGCTCAAGCACGCCGCGCGCCTCTGGGGCTTTGGCGTGCAGCTCGAAAGTGTGAACGGCGATGGCACGGTGCCGGTGTTGCTGCATTCGGTGGCGGCGCCGCCAGCTTGACTTGGCGGTGCCTGACCCGGCGCCGCAGCTGCTCAAGGCTGCCCGGTAGCAGGGCCTGCGGCGGCGTCGGCTGCCACCATCTGTGCCACCGCCTGGCAGCGCGCATCATGCACCATCGCGCCAATCTCGGCACCTTGGCGGCCGCTGCGGGCGGCGCGTTCTGCCACCTCCTTGGTGCTGACGGCCTGCGCGGCGGCCAGTAGGCGCAGCAGCTGCGCGCGTTGCGGGTAGGGCTTGTCTTGCAGGCCCAGCCGCCCCTGCGCATCGCACTGGCAGGCCAGCAGCGCCTGGCCAAAGCGTTCGGGTTTGCGAAAGGCGTCGCAGCGCTCGAGCAGGCGCACGACGGCAGCGGGCGCAATGCCCGGGCTGCGGTGGATATTGCCGTGTTCGGCGGCCACCACCAACGCCAGCTCGGCGCAGTCGCTGGGCACGCGCAGGCGCTGCTGCAGCTTGCGGGCCAGCTCCACACTGCGCTCCTCATGGCCGATATGGCGGGGCAGCACATCGGCCGGGGTCGTGCCCTTGCCCAGGTCATGCGCCAGGCAGGCCCAGCGCACGGGCAGCGCGGCGTCCAGCTCGGCGGCGCGGTCCAGCACCATCATCACGTGGATGCCGGTATCCACCTCGGGGTGGTAGTCGGCGCGCTGGGGCACGCCCCAGAGGCGGTCCAGCTCGGGCAGCAGGCGGGCGAGGGCGCCGCAGTCGCGCAGCACCTCGAACATGCGTGAGGGCCGGGCCTCCATCAGGCCGCGTGCCAGTTCCTGCCAGACGCGCTCGGGCACCAGCGCATCGACCTCGCCATCGGCGACCATCTGGCGCATCAGCGCAACCGTTTCCGGCGCGACGGAAAAATCCTGGAAGCGCGCCGCAAAGCGCGCCAGGCGCAGGATGCGCACCGGGTCTTCGCGGAAGGCGTCGGTCACATGGCGCAGCACCCGGGCCTGCAGATCGGCCTGGCCGCCATAGGGGTCGGTCACCGGGTCGCTGCCATTCCAGTTCACTGGCGCGGCCATGGCATTGATGGTCAGGTCACGCCGGGCCAAGTCCTGCTCCAGCGTCACATCGGGCGAGGTGGCGATGCTGAAACCCCGGTAGCCCCGGCCGGACTTGCGCTCGGTGCGGGCCAGCGCATATTCCTCATGCGTGCGCGGGTGCAGAAACACCGGGAAATCCTTGCCGACCGGCACAAAGCCCTGGGCCAGCATGGCCTCGGGCGTGGCACCCACCACCACCCAGTCGTGGTCATTCACCGGCAAACCCAAGAGGCGGTCCCGCACTGCGCCGCCGACCATGTAAGTTTTCATCGTGCGAGTTTACTTGCGTACCGGCTGCACATAGATGCCGCTGTCGTGCAGTTCGCCTTCGGCCGACTCGATGCGGGCCACCGCCTGCGGGCCAGCGCGGCTGACCAGCACTTCCAGCAGCGACTCGGACAGTGCCTGGGCGGCGGTGACCGAGGGGAAGAAGGACGGGCTGTTGACGGCAAACAGCAGGGTTTCATCGGCCGCCAGCGACAGGGGCGAGGCCAGGCTGTCGGTCAAGGCCAGCACCTTGCAGCCGCGCGCGCGGGCCAGCTCCACCGCATGCACGGTTTCCTGCGAGTAGGGGGCAAAGCTGATGGCGACCAGTGCATCGCCCGCATCGATGGCGCGCAGCTGCATCTCGCGCACGCCGCCCATGCCTTCGAGCAGGTGCACCGAGCGGCGGAACAAACGATAGACATAGACCAGCGAGAAGGCCACCGGAAAGCAGGCGCGCATGCCCATCACATGCACCTGGTCGGCCGTCTCCAGCAGCTGGGCGGCGGCGGTCAGGCGCGCTGCGCTGTGCTGCTCGGTCAGGTCCAGGTTGCTGCGCTGCATCGCAAACATCTCGGCGGTGAGCTGCTGGTCCTGCGCGCGGCCCAGCAGGCTGCGGGCGCGCTCGCCGTATGCGTTGGCCACTTCTCCGGTCAGGCCCATGTCGGCGGTCAGCGCCTGCTTGAACGGGTTCCAGCCCTCAAAACCACAGGTCTGGGCAAAGCGCACCAAGGTGGTGGGGGGCACCTGGGCATGCTGGCCCACGCTGCGCATCGATTGCGTCACCACCTCATTGGGGTGGTCGAGCACATAGCGCGCCACTTGCTGCAGCGACGGGCTCAGGGAGGCAAAGCGGTCTCGCAATTGGTCGATTACGCCCATGGCGGCGGGTCTTTCTTCAGATTGAGGGAAATCACGGGTAGCCATTGTGCGGCATGGATCATATGATCCGAAAAAAATAAAAAAGGAGCAAAAGTTCTAAAACGCCGCAAGGCATTGGCCGGTACCGACGGGGTGCCAGAGGATCATGGATATGCAAGGAAAAATGGGTGTGAAGCGTGCGGTGGCTCTGGCTGCCCTGGTGTGTGCCTCTGCGGGCGCGATGGCGCAAAGCAGCAGCACGCTGGACAAGATCAAGAGCTCGGGCGCCATCACGCTGGGTTACCGCGAGGCCTCGTTCGGCTTCTCCTACCTGGACGCCAACCTCAAGCCGATCGGCTACAGCATCGATATCTGCGCGCATATTCTGGACGCGATCAAAGCCAAGCTGCAGTTGCCGGAGCTGAAGGTGAACTACCAGGCGGTCACCTCGGCCAACCGCATTCCGCTGGTGCAAAACGGCACCGTCGATCTGGAATGCGGCTCGACCACCAACCTGGTGGAG encodes the following:
- a CDS encoding multifunctional CCA addition/repair protein, which produces MKTYMVGGAVRDRLLGLPVNDHDWVVVGATPEAMLAQGFVPVGKDFPVFLHPRTHEEYALARTERKSGRGYRGFSIATSPDVTLEQDLARRDLTINAMAAPVNWNGSDPVTDPYGGQADLQARVLRHVTDAFREDPVRILRLARFAARFQDFSVAPETVALMRQMVADGEVDALVPERVWQELARGLMEARPSRMFEVLRDCGALARLLPELDRLWGVPQRADYHPEVDTGIHVMMVLDRAAELDAALPVRWACLAHDLGKGTTPADVLPRHIGHEERSVELARKLQQRLRVPSDCAELALVVAAEHGNIHRSPGIAPAAVVRLLERCDAFRKPERFGQALLACQCDAQGRLGLQDKPYPQRAQLLRLLAAAQAVSTKEVAERAARSGRQGAEIGAMVHDARCQAVAQMVAADAAAGPATGQP
- a CDS encoding MurR/RpiR family transcriptional regulator, producing MGVIDQLRDRFASLSPSLQQVARYVLDHPNEVVTQSMRSVGQHAQVPPTTLVRFAQTCGFEGWNPFKQALTADMGLTGEVANAYGERARSLLGRAQDQQLTAEMFAMQRSNLDLTEQHSAARLTAAAQLLETADQVHVMGMRACFPVAFSLVYVYRLFRRSVHLLEGMGGVREMQLRAIDAGDALVAISFAPYSQETVHAVELARARGCKVLALTDSLASPLSLAADETLLFAVNSPSFFPSVTAAQALSESLLEVLVSRAGPQAVARIESAEGELHDSGIYVQPVRK
- a CDS encoding SpoVR family protein; amino-acid sequence: MNPSQYPVLARRKGSPHWKVPFSGDRSQRDVPATPRPAGQRPNQPLPDPSDWTFELIERYHAAIAATAERYGLDTYPNQLEVISAEQMMDAYASVGMPVGYRHWSYGKEFLATERRYRRGHMGLAYEIVINSNPCISYLMEENTTAMQALVIAHAAYGHNSFFKGNYLFGMWTDAGSIIDYLVYARDFISQCEEKHGIDTVEQWLDSCHALANLGVDRYRRPSKKTLARERAEREQREAYAQQQVNELWRTLPARPDKNSPAQHHERFPKEPEENLLYFIEKNAPLLEPWQREVVRIVRKIAQYFYPQRQTQVMNEGWATFWHYTLLNTLYDEGWLTDGVMIEWLSSHTNVIYQPPAGHRAYSGINPYALGFAMYRDIQRICEHPTDEDRRWFPDLAGTPWLPALHHAMQNYKDESFIGQYLSPKLMRDMRLFSIHDDASERELLVSAIHNEDGYRNLRQTLSQQYDLGAREPNIQVWNVNLRGDRCLTLRHTQYQGRPLSDDVQEVLKHAARLWGFGVQLESVNGDGTVPVLLHSVAAPPA